A genomic region of Caulobacter vibrioides contains the following coding sequences:
- a CDS encoding NepR family anti-sigma factor — protein sequence MIEHVPMEDKRKSAAALDEARLRQQAIGVKLRQMFDEVVNEPVPDEFLAILRKAEPPAGGE from the coding sequence ATGATCGAACACGTACCCATGGAAGACAAACGCAAGAGCGCCGCGGCGCTGGACGAGGCCCGCCTGCGTCAGCAGGCGATCGGCGTTAAGCTGCGGCAGATGTTTGACGAGGTCGTCAACGAGCCGGTTCCCGACGAGTTTCTCGCCATCCTCCGCAAGGCCGAGCCTCCGGCGGGGGGCGAGTGA
- a CDS encoding metallopeptidase family protein, with the protein MTWSDRLAPSLDDFAVLAKQAFDDLPAAFRNLAGEVVIRVDDFPSEEVLDSLGIEDAFELTGLYQGVDLASRSVLDFGAEPSRVFLYRRPILDEWAERGDVSLGDLITHVLVHEIGHHFGLSDDDIHRIEDEA; encoded by the coding sequence ATGACCTGGTCCGATCGCCTCGCCCCGTCGCTCGACGATTTCGCCGTCCTGGCCAAGCAGGCCTTCGACGACCTGCCCGCCGCGTTTCGCAACCTGGCCGGCGAGGTGGTGATCCGGGTCGATGACTTTCCCAGCGAAGAGGTCCTCGACAGCCTCGGCATCGAGGACGCCTTCGAGCTGACCGGCCTCTATCAGGGCGTCGATCTCGCCAGCCGGTCGGTGCTGGACTTTGGGGCCGAGCCCTCGCGGGTGTTCCTCTACCGGCGGCCGATCCTGGACGAATGGGCCGAGCGCGGCGACGTGAGTCTCGGCGATCTGATCACCCACGTGCTGGTCCACGAGATCGGCCATCATTTCGGCCTGTCGGACGACGACATCCACCGCATCGAGGACGAGGCATGA
- a CDS encoding SWIM zinc finger family protein: MSFFDTEAWRERMDERWFDTGVAMAEAGAVDLVSIEDDKVTAHVTGSVGDLYVVQLWAPAGEGACSCPGFEKFGACKHQAAVVSAANAADLGKVKDRMARLRDGLALDSREALVERLAELARLQPAVLAALEGR, from the coding sequence ATGAGCTTCTTCGACACCGAAGCCTGGCGCGAGCGCATGGACGAGCGCTGGTTCGACACCGGCGTGGCCATGGCTGAGGCGGGCGCGGTCGACCTCGTGTCGATCGAGGACGACAAGGTCACCGCCCACGTCACCGGCAGTGTCGGTGACCTCTATGTCGTCCAGCTATGGGCGCCGGCGGGCGAAGGGGCCTGCTCCTGCCCGGGCTTTGAGAAGTTCGGCGCCTGCAAGCACCAGGCGGCCGTGGTCAGCGCCGCCAACGCCGCCGATCTGGGCAAGGTCAAGGACCGGATGGCCCGTCTGCGGGACGGCCTGGCCCTGGACAGTCGCGAGGCGCTGGTCGAGCGGCTGGCCGAGCTGGCGCGCCTGCAGCCGGCCGTGCTGGCGGCGCTGGAAGGGCGCTGA
- a CDS encoding sigma-70 family RNA polymerase sigma factor: MAEDQAGRSPPDPVRDSIFKRELVTLIPHLRAFARTLSGDPTAADDLAQDAMMKAWDARVSFQLGTNMKAWTFMILRNQFYSEKRRSWRQSQLDQEAAERTLVAVDDPEAPVALDELRLGLSMLPAEQREALILVGAGGFAYEEAAEICNCAVGTVKSRVSRARRALQAILETGAYDRDGAAAGDAMRAILADAERLSSLR; the protein is encoded by the coding sequence ATGGCCGAGGACCAGGCTGGGCGCTCGCCACCGGACCCTGTCCGCGACAGTATCTTCAAACGCGAACTGGTCACGCTGATCCCGCATCTGCGCGCTTTCGCCCGCACGCTGAGCGGGGATCCCACCGCCGCCGATGACCTGGCGCAGGACGCCATGATGAAGGCCTGGGACGCCCGCGTCAGTTTCCAGCTGGGCACCAACATGAAGGCCTGGACCTTCATGATCCTGCGCAACCAGTTCTATTCGGAAAAGCGGCGCAGCTGGCGTCAGAGCCAGCTCGACCAGGAGGCGGCTGAACGCACCCTGGTGGCGGTCGACGACCCCGAAGCGCCCGTGGCGCTGGACGAGTTGCGCCTGGGCCTGTCGATGCTGCCCGCCGAACAACGCGAAGCGCTGATCCTGGTCGGGGCCGGCGGCTTCGCCTACGAGGAGGCGGCCGAGATCTGTAACTGCGCCGTGGGCACGGTGAAGAGCCGGGTCAGCCGCGCGCGCCGAGCCTTGCAGGCCATTCTCGAAACCGGCGCCTATGACCGCGACGGGGCGGCGGCGGGGGATGCGATGAGGGCGATCCTGGCGGACGCGGAGCGATTGAGCTCTCTGCGGTGA
- a CDS encoding class I SAM-dependent methyltransferase: MNGGGPIMSSWYARNVLPKLLCCACGAPAIQAQRRRVAPRAEGEVLELGIGGGLNLAYYDPTKAKRVTGVDPSPELRAIAEQAPRPDGLVVDIQAGEAERLPFADASFDTVLCTFTLCSVRSPTAVLAEARRVLRPDGRFLFCEHGLSPDAEVSRWQRRLEPLWKRMAGGCHLTRPVASAVEAAGFSLDEVEQRYMPKTPRPLGWCEWGVARLA, from the coding sequence CTGAACGGGGGAGGACCAATCATGTCCAGCTGGTACGCGCGCAACGTCCTGCCGAAGCTGCTTTGCTGCGCCTGTGGCGCGCCGGCGATCCAGGCCCAGCGGCGGCGCGTCGCGCCCCGCGCCGAGGGCGAGGTGCTGGAGCTGGGGATCGGCGGCGGCCTGAACCTGGCCTACTATGACCCGACCAAGGCAAAGCGCGTGACGGGCGTCGATCCGTCGCCAGAGCTGCGGGCGATCGCCGAGCAGGCGCCGCGTCCGGACGGCCTGGTCGTCGACATCCAGGCCGGCGAGGCGGAGCGCCTGCCGTTCGCCGACGCCAGTTTCGACACCGTGCTGTGCACCTTCACCCTGTGTTCGGTGCGATCGCCGACGGCGGTGCTGGCCGAGGCCCGTCGGGTGCTGCGCCCCGATGGCCGCTTCCTGTTCTGCGAGCACGGCCTGTCGCCCGACGCCGAGGTCTCGCGTTGGCAGCGTCGTCTGGAGCCGTTGTGGAAGCGGATGGCCGGCGGGTGCCACCTGACGCGGCCGGTGGCGAGCGCCGTGGAGGCGGCGGGCTTTTCCCTGGACGAGGTCGAGCAGCGCTACATGCCCAAGACGCCCCGCCCGCTGGGCTGGTGCGAATGGGGCGTGGCGCGGCTGGCCTAG
- the phyR gene encoding anti-anti sigma factor/receiver protein PhyR: MSLLARLAPHLPYIRRYARALTGDQATGDHYVRVALEALAAGELALDANLSPRVALYRVFHAIWLSSGAQLEARRDEASHTGDDAAQRLMRIAPRSRQAFLLTALEGFTPTEAAQILDCDFGEVERLIGDAQAEIDAELATEVLIIEDEPVIAADIEALVRELGHEVTDIAATRGEAVEAVARRTPGLVLADIQLADGSSGIDAVKDILGRMDVPVIFITAFPERLLTGERPEPTFLITKPFQPETVKAAIGQALFFHPRRTAKAA, encoded by the coding sequence ATGAGTCTTCTTGCTCGTCTGGCGCCGCATTTGCCTTATATCCGCCGCTACGCTCGCGCCCTGACCGGCGATCAGGCGACCGGCGACCACTATGTCCGTGTGGCGCTGGAGGCCCTGGCGGCGGGCGAGCTTGCGCTGGACGCGAACCTGTCGCCGCGCGTGGCGCTGTATCGGGTGTTCCACGCGATCTGGCTGAGCTCCGGCGCGCAGCTGGAGGCGCGTCGCGACGAGGCCTCGCACACCGGCGATGACGCCGCCCAGCGCCTGATGCGCATCGCGCCCCGCTCGCGCCAGGCGTTCCTGCTGACCGCCCTGGAAGGGTTCACGCCCACCGAAGCCGCCCAGATCCTGGACTGCGACTTCGGCGAGGTTGAGCGGCTGATCGGCGACGCCCAAGCCGAGATCGACGCCGAACTGGCGACCGAGGTCCTGATCATCGAGGACGAGCCCGTCATCGCCGCCGACATCGAGGCGCTGGTCCGCGAGCTTGGCCATGAAGTCACCGACATCGCCGCCACGCGCGGCGAGGCCGTCGAGGCCGTCGCCCGTCGCACGCCCGGCCTCGTCCTGGCCGACATCCAGCTGGCCGACGGCTCGTCGGGTATCGACGCGGTCAAGGACATCCTGGGCCGCATGGACGTGCCGGTGATCTTCATCACCGCCTTCCCCGAGCGCCTGCTGACCGGCGAGCGCCCGGAGCCGACCTTCCTGATCACCAAGCCGTTCCAGCCGGAGACGGTGAAGGCGGCCATCGGTCAGGCGCTGTTCTTCCACCCGCGCCGCACCGCCAAGGCGGCCTGA
- a CDS encoding ferritin-like domain-containing protein yields the protein MTDKNITKDAMYDAVAPDDFESMLELDRYNNRSSAFDKIISATHDHFWDPLDKAYIDFDEPFDMENQPLVPEEMVIALSTDYVSNHLSDPKVRTRFINQSVLRNFSSILHGEQGALNLSASLCHVLKDQGAQEYAANQTREEARHVTGFAKYIKARWGKPVECGPALKTLLVEIIGSPEVYKKIIGMQMLVEGLAMGAFATFYNNINDPVGKKLLQLVMTDEAFHHKFGKIWADRTVPKLSPEEHAIIEDWAAHCFQTLLFNLVSPHQQLDLYREFGLDPDKVVEEYGKIMTDDVRRENMKEQTNIFRVLVKTLLNAGIITDRTKAFYAMYVDLAELKDEGERMVGDDIAEEGIRYLQAINFKDRPVAAVSIAAE from the coding sequence ATGACGGACAAGAACATCACCAAGGACGCCATGTATGACGCGGTGGCGCCGGACGATTTCGAGTCGATGCTCGAACTCGACCGGTACAACAACCGCTCCAGCGCGTTCGACAAGATCATCTCCGCGACCCACGACCACTTCTGGGATCCGCTGGACAAGGCCTATATCGATTTCGACGAGCCGTTCGACATGGAGAACCAGCCGCTGGTTCCCGAGGAAATGGTCATCGCCCTGTCGACCGACTACGTGTCGAACCACCTGTCGGATCCGAAGGTTCGCACGCGGTTCATCAACCAGTCGGTGTTGCGGAATTTCTCGTCGATCCTGCACGGCGAGCAAGGCGCGCTGAACCTGTCGGCCAGCCTCTGCCACGTCCTGAAGGACCAGGGCGCCCAGGAATACGCCGCCAACCAGACGCGCGAAGAGGCCCGCCACGTGACCGGCTTCGCCAAGTACATCAAGGCCCGCTGGGGCAAGCCCGTTGAGTGCGGCCCGGCCCTGAAGACCCTGCTGGTCGAGATCATCGGCTCGCCCGAGGTCTACAAGAAGATCATCGGCATGCAGATGCTGGTGGAAGGCCTGGCCATGGGCGCCTTCGCCACCTTCTACAACAACATCAATGACCCGGTCGGCAAGAAGCTGCTGCAGCTGGTGATGACCGACGAGGCCTTCCACCACAAGTTCGGGAAGATCTGGGCCGACCGCACCGTGCCCAAGCTGTCGCCCGAAGAGCATGCGATCATTGAGGACTGGGCGGCGCACTGCTTCCAGACCCTGCTGTTCAACCTGGTTTCGCCGCACCAGCAGCTGGATCTCTATCGCGAGTTTGGCCTGGATCCCGACAAGGTGGTCGAGGAGTACGGGAAGATCATGACCGACGACGTGCGTCGGGAGAACATGAAGGAACAGACCAACATCTTCCGGGTGCTGGTGAAGACGCTGCTGAACGCCGGCATCATCACCGATCGCACCAAGGCCTTCTACGCCATGTACGTGGACCTGGCCGAGCTGAAGGACGAAGGCGAGCGCATGGTCGGCGACGATATCGCCGAGGAAGGCATCCGCTACCTCCAAGCCATCAACTTCAAGGACCGGCCGGTGGCGGCGGTCAGCATCGCGGCCGAGTAG
- a CDS encoding lipocalin family protein: MRKSLFALPVLLTLTATLAACASGPVGNAKPPQPAKSVELDRYLGKWYEVARYDMRFQKGCEGVTAEYSMRPDGLIRVLNTCRDGAVDGTVRTAEGKAKVVDTTTNAKLKVSFFGPFFGDYWIMDRADDYSWAIVGEGSGRYLWLLSRQPPSEADRTALTARAKALGYDVGMLRPTKQPPR; this comes from the coding sequence ATGCGCAAGTCGCTGTTCGCCCTGCCTGTGTTGCTGACGCTGACGGCGACCCTGGCCGCCTGCGCGTCGGGACCTGTCGGCAACGCCAAGCCGCCGCAGCCGGCCAAGTCGGTCGAGCTCGATCGCTATCTGGGCAAGTGGTACGAGGTGGCGCGCTACGACATGCGCTTCCAGAAGGGGTGCGAGGGCGTCACCGCCGAGTATTCCATGCGCCCTGACGGTCTGATCCGGGTGCTCAACACCTGCCGTGACGGCGCGGTCGACGGTACCGTCCGCACCGCTGAAGGCAAGGCCAAGGTCGTCGACACCACGACCAACGCCAAGCTGAAGGTCAGCTTCTTCGGCCCGTTCTTCGGCGACTATTGGATCATGGATCGCGCCGACGACTACAGCTGGGCGATCGTCGGCGAAGGCTCGGGGCGCTATCTGTGGCTGCTGTCGCGCCAGCCGCCGTCGGAAGCGGATCGCACGGCGCTGACGGCGCGCGCCAAGGCGCTGGGCTACGATGTCGGCATGCTGCGCCCGACCAAGCAGCCGCCGCGCTGA
- a CDS encoding sensor histidine kinase codes for MNAFTGRAARAATSIRVRLAVALCVALLPVLVLGGLQSIFAFRAEADARRQSLELAAGHSATIARARIEAAGVLLQTLGPGSVGLECAQRLADVRARLPGYANLIRFDARGRVACAAATTPSDSQRGARAWFQALRASQDMVVASAPGAVYADEPAVLAAVRAGTPERFDGAMAAVLTLRELKLQTTNRFMPDGAEVALADSNGRVFAATSPKAFGEPHPGWREIAAREKSVLWSGKDLEGRNRNYSAAPLVDDNVFVILSAPSPGLLSWASINPISRLLLPLLAFFLALAAVLYAAERGVIRWIVYLQRVAAIYARGRFTVRPLQAERAPPEIRELASTLDAMAGAIVARDASLRDSLAEKDALMREIHHRVKNNLQIITSLLNMQQRALGDPAAKAAMNDTRQRITALAQIYRALYQGPDLKRVDLRPFLEELTAQLLANDMGGFGGSGGLVRTEVHADPLVIDPDRLAPIALFAVEAITNAQKHAFGPGGGTLVVGFHVRGEEAELSISDDGPGAADSLGGGVGRTLMTAFARQLRGKVAFETREPNGLTVRLTFPTPQAPTVAV; via the coding sequence GTGAACGCCTTCACCGGTCGCGCCGCCCGGGCCGCCACCTCCATTCGTGTCCGATTGGCCGTTGCGCTCTGCGTGGCGCTGCTGCCCGTGCTCGTGCTGGGCGGCCTGCAGTCGATCTTCGCCTTCCGCGCCGAAGCCGACGCGCGTCGCCAGAGCCTGGAGCTGGCCGCCGGGCACAGCGCGACGATCGCCCGCGCCCGCATCGAGGCCGCGGGCGTCCTCCTGCAAACCCTGGGGCCGGGCTCAGTGGGCCTAGAGTGCGCCCAGCGCCTGGCCGATGTCCGCGCCCGACTGCCCGGTTACGCCAACCTGATCCGGTTTGACGCGCGGGGCCGGGTGGCCTGCGCCGCGGCGACCACGCCCTCGGACAGCCAGCGCGGCGCGCGCGCCTGGTTTCAGGCTTTGCGCGCCAGTCAGGACATGGTCGTCGCCTCCGCGCCGGGCGCGGTCTACGCCGACGAACCGGCGGTGCTGGCCGCCGTCCGCGCAGGAACGCCCGAGCGCTTCGACGGCGCGATGGCGGCCGTACTCACCCTTCGTGAGCTCAAGCTTCAAACCACCAATCGCTTCATGCCGGACGGCGCGGAGGTGGCCCTGGCTGACTCTAACGGTCGCGTGTTCGCCGCCACCAGTCCAAAGGCGTTCGGCGAGCCTCACCCGGGCTGGCGAGAGATCGCGGCGCGTGAAAAGTCCGTGCTGTGGAGCGGCAAGGACCTCGAGGGGCGCAATCGCAACTATTCCGCCGCGCCGCTGGTCGATGACAACGTGTTCGTGATCCTCTCGGCGCCGTCGCCGGGCCTGCTGTCGTGGGCGTCGATCAACCCGATCTCGCGTCTGCTCCTGCCGCTGCTGGCGTTCTTCCTGGCGCTGGCGGCGGTGCTGTACGCGGCCGAGCGCGGTGTGATCCGCTGGATCGTCTACCTGCAGCGCGTGGCGGCCATCTATGCGCGCGGACGCTTCACCGTGCGCCCGCTGCAGGCCGAGCGCGCGCCGCCGGAAATCCGCGAACTGGCCTCGACGCTGGACGCCATGGCCGGCGCGATCGTCGCCCGCGACGCCTCGCTGAGGGACAGCCTGGCCGAGAAGGACGCGCTGATGCGCGAGATCCATCACCGGGTGAAGAACAATCTGCAGATCATCACCTCGTTGCTCAACATGCAGCAGCGGGCCCTGGGCGACCCGGCGGCCAAGGCGGCGATGAACGACACGCGTCAGCGGATCACGGCCCTGGCCCAGATCTACCGCGCGCTCTACCAGGGGCCGGATCTGAAACGAGTGGATCTGCGGCCGTTCCTTGAGGAGCTGACCGCCCAGCTGTTGGCCAATGACATGGGCGGTTTCGGCGGCTCGGGCGGGCTGGTGCGGACCGAGGTCCACGCCGATCCGCTGGTCATCGATCCCGATCGCCTGGCGCCGATCGCCTTGTTCGCGGTCGAGGCCATCACCAATGCGCAGAAGCACGCCTTCGGACCCGGCGGCGGGACCCTGGTCGTCGGCTTCCACGTGCGGGGCGAGGAGGCTGAGCTGTCGATCAGCGACGATGGCCCGGGGGCGGCGGACAGCCTTGGCGGCGGTGTCGGCCGCACCCTGATGACCGCCTTCGCCCGCCAGCTCCGGGGCAAGGTCGCGTTCGAAACCCGCGAACCGAACGGCCTGACGGTGCGCCTGACCTTCCCCACGCCCCAGGCGCCGACCGTCGCCGTCTGA
- a CDS encoding CheR family methyltransferase, protein MTPEDMDLLAALGRARAGVRVETEKPYLIESRLAPLARREGYDSIDALISALRTKREDRLIWAVVEALCRSETTFFRDRETFAQLRDQILPALSHRRREAPIRIWSAACATGQEVYSMAIAAAEAPNLASGTRFEFFGSDLSERSLEKAQAGLYTQFEVQRGLPIRMLIKYFENQDDTWAISPRIRQTVRWKRINLLADLSAMGRFDVILLRNVLGGMDASLRGKVARSLAALLPDDGVLVLDAEDDASEIDELLTPAPGGRGIYLRDPSIRAVAA, encoded by the coding sequence GTGACGCCCGAGGACATGGACCTGCTGGCGGCTCTGGGCCGCGCGCGCGCCGGCGTGCGGGTCGAGACCGAAAAGCCCTATCTGATCGAAAGCCGCCTGGCCCCATTGGCGCGCCGCGAAGGCTACGACTCGATTGACGCGCTGATCTCGGCGCTACGCACCAAGCGCGAGGATCGGCTGATCTGGGCCGTGGTCGAAGCGCTGTGTCGCAGCGAGACCACCTTCTTCCGCGACCGCGAAACCTTCGCCCAACTGCGGGACCAGATCCTGCCGGCCCTCTCGCATCGTCGGCGCGAAGCGCCGATCCGGATCTGGAGCGCCGCCTGCGCTACGGGTCAGGAGGTCTATTCGATGGCGATCGCCGCCGCCGAAGCGCCTAACCTGGCCAGCGGCACGCGCTTCGAGTTCTTCGGTTCGGACCTTTCCGAGCGCAGTCTGGAGAAGGCCCAGGCGGGCCTCTACACCCAGTTCGAGGTCCAGCGCGGCCTGCCCATCCGGATGCTGATCAAGTACTTCGAGAACCAGGACGACACCTGGGCGATCTCGCCTCGCATCCGCCAGACCGTGCGCTGGAAGCGGATCAACCTGCTCGCGGACCTTTCGGCGATGGGCCGGTTTGACGTGATCCTGCTGCGCAATGTGCTGGGGGGCATGGACGCCTCGCTGCGGGGCAAGGTGGCCCGCTCGCTGGCGGCGCTGCTGCCCGACGACGGCGTTCTGGTGCTGGACGCCGAGGACGACGCCTCGGAGATCGACGAACTGCTGACGCCCGCGCCGGGCGGCCGGGGCATCTATCTGCGCGATCCGTCCATCCGAGCAGTCGCCGCATAG
- the divL gene encoding cell cycle protein kinase DivL: protein MTSFDLILAAAAGAVCLAISVALWSHGQRRNLEARIATLKARLIHQGGSDDAPAWLDAFDTAVVAVEGGRASLVAGGEGLSACAKALGSAAEVAAVIAALSDADPNCAQKLAALFERGEPCVFEARGPHGLVSVEGRAAGALAWLRLAPIDRADSGLPTAARFAAFVDSVVEPCWIAGADGQAIWANAAFVRAVGAVSAQAPALAGKSFDRGADAVVVEAADKGERREALRWINLDGRRRAFRLSAQPLDGGGVGVFCADVTEIEDVRDAFKKHVEAHDETLNHIAEAVAIFSQTRRLSYHNTAFAELWGLEPAWLADRPTHGEVLDRLRQRRRLPETIDYAGWKAAELARYEHLGPQADDLWDLPDGRTLKVVRQPHPLGGMLLIYSDITGELRLKAQYNALIQVQQATLDKLNDAVAVFGSDGRLRLHNEAFETFWNVTPHALEAAGDFEGVVELCVPRLHDLSFWRELKGRVADPDPQMRAPTSGEVRTSDSRVVLYQSRPLPDGATLIAFADVTDTRDLQSALADRSAALAEAERLKRDFVGNVSYELRTPLTTIIGYSELLERADGISERGRNHVAAVRTAATQLARSIDDVLDMAQIDAGEMALEIEDIRVSDLLLNAQERALKDAQLGAVTLAVECEEDVGLIRGDGKRLAQTLDHLVENALRQTPPGGRVTLSARRALGEVRLDVSDTGRGVPFHVQAHIFDRFVGRDRGGPGLGLALVKALVELHGGWVALESEPGNGSTFTCHLPETQQPGAMQPELGF, encoded by the coding sequence ATGACTTCGTTTGATCTGATCCTCGCGGCGGCGGCCGGCGCGGTGTGTCTCGCCATTTCCGTCGCCCTGTGGTCCCACGGGCAGCGACGGAACCTGGAGGCGCGCATCGCCACGCTCAAGGCGCGCCTGATCCATCAGGGAGGCTCGGACGACGCGCCGGCTTGGCTGGATGCGTTCGACACGGCCGTCGTCGCCGTCGAAGGCGGCCGCGCCAGCCTGGTCGCCGGCGGCGAGGGGCTGAGCGCCTGCGCCAAGGCGCTGGGGTCCGCCGCCGAGGTCGCGGCCGTGATCGCCGCGCTCAGCGACGCCGATCCAAACTGCGCCCAGAAGCTGGCCGCCCTGTTCGAGCGCGGCGAGCCTTGCGTGTTCGAGGCCCGAGGCCCCCATGGCCTGGTCTCGGTCGAGGGGCGCGCGGCGGGCGCGCTGGCCTGGCTGCGTCTGGCGCCGATCGATCGCGCCGACTCGGGCCTGCCCACCGCCGCGCGCTTCGCCGCCTTCGTCGACAGCGTGGTCGAGCCGTGCTGGATCGCCGGCGCCGATGGCCAGGCCATCTGGGCCAACGCCGCCTTCGTCCGCGCCGTGGGCGCGGTCTCCGCCCAGGCCCCGGCCCTGGCGGGCAAGAGCTTTGATCGCGGCGCCGACGCCGTGGTGGTCGAGGCCGCCGACAAGGGCGAACGTCGCGAAGCGCTGCGCTGGATCAACCTGGACGGCCGCCGCCGGGCGTTCCGGCTGTCGGCACAGCCTCTGGATGGCGGCGGCGTGGGCGTGTTCTGCGCCGACGTCACCGAGATCGAGGATGTCCGCGACGCGTTCAAGAAGCACGTCGAGGCGCACGACGAGACCCTGAACCACATCGCCGAGGCCGTGGCGATCTTCAGCCAGACGCGTCGCCTGTCGTATCACAACACCGCCTTCGCCGAGCTGTGGGGCCTGGAGCCGGCCTGGCTGGCCGACCGGCCGACCCATGGCGAGGTGCTGGACCGTCTGCGCCAGCGCCGCCGCCTGCCCGAGACCATCGACTACGCCGGCTGGAAGGCCGCCGAACTGGCGCGCTACGAGCACCTCGGCCCGCAGGCCGACGACCTGTGGGACCTGCCCGACGGCCGCACCCTGAAGGTCGTCCGCCAGCCGCACCCGCTGGGCGGCATGCTGCTGATCTATTCCGACATCACCGGCGAGCTGCGCCTGAAGGCCCAGTACAACGCGCTGATCCAGGTGCAGCAGGCCACGCTGGACAAGCTGAACGACGCGGTCGCCGTGTTCGGCTCGGACGGCCGCCTGCGGCTGCACAATGAGGCCTTCGAAACGTTCTGGAACGTCACCCCGCACGCCCTGGAGGCGGCCGGCGACTTTGAGGGCGTGGTCGAGCTGTGCGTGCCGCGTCTGCATGACCTGTCGTTCTGGCGCGAGCTCAAGGGCCGGGTCGCCGATCCGGATCCGCAGATGCGCGCCCCGACCTCCGGAGAGGTGCGAACCTCCGACAGCCGCGTTGTGCTCTACCAAAGCCGGCCGCTGCCCGATGGCGCGACCCTGATCGCCTTCGCCGACGTCACCGACACCCGCGACCTGCAAAGCGCGCTCGCCGACCGCTCCGCGGCCCTGGCCGAGGCCGAGCGCCTCAAGCGGGACTTCGTCGGCAACGTCTCGTACGAACTGCGCACGCCGCTGACGACCATCATCGGCTATTCGGAGCTGCTGGAGCGCGCTGACGGCATCTCCGAACGCGGGCGCAACCACGTGGCCGCCGTCCGCACCGCCGCCACCCAGCTGGCGCGCTCGATCGACGACGTCCTGGACATGGCCCAGATCGACGCCGGCGAAATGGCGCTGGAGATCGAGGACATCCGCGTCTCCGACCTACTGCTGAACGCCCAGGAGCGCGCCCTGAAGGACGCCCAGCTGGGCGCGGTGACCCTGGCCGTTGAATGCGAAGAGGACGTCGGCCTGATCCGCGGCGACGGCAAGCGCCTGGCCCAGACCCTGGACCATCTGGTCGAGAACGCCCTGCGCCAGACCCCGCCGGGCGGCCGCGTCACCCTGTCGGCGCGTCGCGCGCTGGGCGAGGTGCGGCTGGACGTCTCCGACACCGGTCGGGGCGTGCCGTTCCACGTCCAGGCCCACATCTTCGACCGCTTCGTCGGTCGCGATCGCGGCGGGCCGGGCCTGGGCCTCGCCTTGGTCAAGGCGCTGGTCGAGCTGCACGGCGGCTGGGTGGCGCTGGAGAGCGAGCCGGGCAATGGCTCGACCTTCACCTGCCACCTGCCCGAGACCCAGCAGCCGGGCGCCATGCAGCCCGAGCTTGGCTTCTAG
- a CDS encoding entericidin A/B family lipoprotein, giving the protein MMRKLVILAVLAASLSVAACNTVEGAGKDVSSAGKAVTDTARDVKSN; this is encoded by the coding sequence ATGATGCGTAAACTGGTGATCCTCGCCGTCCTCGCCGCGTCCCTGTCAGTCGCGGCCTGCAACACGGTCGAAGGCGCGGGTAAGGATGTCTCCTCGGCCGGCAAGGCCGTCACGGACACGGCCCGGGACGTGAAGAGCAACTAA